One window of the Lycorma delicatula isolate Av1 chromosome 3, ASM4794821v1, whole genome shotgun sequence genome contains the following:
- the LOC142321963 gene encoding putative SERF-like protein: protein MTRGNQRDLARERNLKKQLELQKKKGANDKGPNKGMTLEQRKQRDAELMREKQRKAMAQKDCSAQS, encoded by the exons ATGACGC gTGGAAATCAACGAGATCTTGCTCGCGAGCGAAACCTTAAAAAACAACTAGAATTGCAGAAAAAAAAGGGAGCCAATGACAAAGGCCCAAATAAGGGAATGACTTTAGAGCAACGTAAACAAAG agatGCGGAATTGATGagggaaaaacaaagaaaagcgATGGCGCAAAAAGATTGTTCAGCACAAAGTTAA